Proteins encoded in a region of the Rutidosis leptorrhynchoides isolate AG116_Rl617_1_P2 chromosome 9, CSIRO_AGI_Rlap_v1, whole genome shotgun sequence genome:
- the LOC139866927 gene encoding sm-like protein LSM1B codes for MSWAGPEDIYLSTSLASYLDKKLLVLLRDGRKLLGILRSFDQFANAVLEGACERVIVGDLYCDIPLGLDVIRGENVVLIGELELEKEELPPHMTRVSEAEIKRAQKVEREATDLKGTMRKRMEFLDMD; via the exons ATGTCGTGGGCGGGCCCGGAAGATATATATTTGTCTACTTCTCTTGCAAGCTATCTTGATA aGAAGCTTCTTGTGTTGCTTCGAGATGGTAGAAAGTTATTAGGGATACTTCGATCTTTTGATCAATTTG CAAATGCCGTTCTTGAAGGTGCATGTGAGCGAGTAATCGTTGGTGATCTATATTGTGACATTCCATTAGGTCTTGATGTAATCCGTGGCGAGAATGTCGTTTTAATTGGTGAGCTG GAATTGGAAAAGGAGGAACTTCCCCCTCACATGACTCGTGTATCTGAAGCGGAGATAAAAAGG GCTCAGAAGGTGGAGAGGGAGGCTACAGATTTGAAGGGAACGATGAGAAAAAGGATGGAGTTTCTCGATATGGACTAA